One Natrinema longum genomic window carries:
- a CDS encoding amidohydrolase: MNEPIRDRLVSLRRSLHRYPEPAWREFYTTARLVEEIRAIGVDELAVGPDAYDPADRMAVPDADLTPWLERARERGADDALLERMTGGNTGAVAVLDRGEGPAIGLRVDIDALFIEESTDEDHDPVDEGFRSEIDGTMHACGHDAHMTWGLATLEAIAESDFSGRLVVFFQPAEETGGGGCPMAKSEFAEELDYLLAIHVGLDHPTGEVVAGIEKPLAMCHVDATIEGTSAHAGKAPQEGDNAMHAMGTAIENVYGIPRHSDGMTRVNIGKAEAGTASNVIAERAHMEAEARGETTALMEYMERRLERTVRSAAKMHGCRATVDVVSKSPRADSDPELQALVSEIAGDVEGIEHVLPAADFGASEDATFLMERVQQDGGLATYVIVGTDHPTSHHTPTFDVDEESLRHGLDVLVGTIRELEHRHPVPQVDEMADGGQVDDVAGGGDAEIDE, encoded by the coding sequence ATGAACGAGCCGATACGGGACCGCCTCGTGTCCCTCCGGCGGAGTCTGCACCGCTACCCCGAGCCCGCGTGGCGCGAGTTCTACACCACCGCTCGCCTCGTCGAGGAGATCCGGGCCATCGGCGTCGACGAACTGGCCGTCGGCCCGGACGCCTACGACCCCGCCGATCGGATGGCCGTCCCCGACGCCGACCTCACGCCGTGGCTCGAGCGCGCCCGCGAGCGCGGCGCGGACGACGCCCTCCTCGAGCGGATGACCGGCGGCAACACCGGCGCGGTCGCGGTCCTCGACCGCGGCGAGGGACCGGCGATCGGGCTGCGCGTCGACATCGACGCGCTGTTCATCGAGGAATCGACCGACGAGGACCACGACCCGGTCGACGAGGGGTTTCGCTCGGAGATCGACGGGACGATGCACGCCTGTGGCCACGACGCTCACATGACCTGGGGACTGGCGACTCTCGAGGCGATCGCGGAGAGCGACTTCTCGGGACGGCTGGTCGTCTTCTTCCAGCCCGCCGAGGAGACCGGCGGCGGGGGCTGTCCGATGGCCAAAAGCGAATTCGCCGAGGAGCTGGACTATCTGCTCGCGATCCACGTCGGACTCGATCACCCGACCGGCGAAGTGGTAGCCGGCATCGAGAAGCCACTGGCGATGTGCCACGTCGACGCGACCATCGAGGGGACCTCCGCGCACGCTGGGAAGGCCCCACAGGAAGGCGACAACGCCATGCACGCCATGGGGACGGCGATCGAGAACGTCTACGGGATCCCCCGGCACAGCGACGGGATGACCCGCGTCAACATCGGGAAAGCGGAAGCGGGGACCGCGAGCAACGTCATCGCCGAGCGCGCACACATGGAGGCCGAAGCCCGCGGCGAGACCACCGCGCTGATGGAGTACATGGAACGACGACTCGAGCGGACGGTGCGGTCGGCGGCGAAGATGCACGGCTGCCGCGCCACGGTCGACGTCGTCAGCAAGTCGCCGCGAGCCGACAGCGACCCCGAACTGCAGGCGCTGGTCAGCGAGATCGCCGGCGACGTCGAGGGAATCGAGCACGTCCTGCCGGCCGCCGACTTCGGCGCGAGCGAGGACGCGACCTTCCTCATGGAGCGCGTCCAGCAGGACGGCGGCCTGGCGACGTACGTGATCGTCGGCACCGACCACCCGACGAGCCACCACACGCCGACGTTCGACGTCGACGAGGAAAGTCTCCGACACGGCCTCGACGTGTTGGTCGGGACGATCCGGGAACTCGAGCACCGACATCCGGTTCCACAGGTCGACGAGATGGCCGACGGCGGACAGGTCGACGACGTGGCAGGCGGCGGGGACGCCGAGATCGACGAATGA
- a CDS encoding NAD(P)-dependent oxidoreductase, which translates to MSTDPDVVVLREGTEGLSMESYAETLRERLPDHTVALARTPKEERELVPKARVVTGITIDADLLERADRLELFACTFAGTDHVPMDALADHGVTVTNAGGIHAPGIAEQSIGNMLVFARRLHEGWRRKENSEWRHFQSHEFTDSTVTIVGLGSIGQEIVQRLEGFEVETIGIRYTPEKGGPTDEVLGFETDDVHEAFSRSDYVVLACPLNDLTRGLVGEDELATLPPNAVVVNAARGGIIDTDALVSALQVEGIRGAALDVTDPEPLPADHPLWDLENCLITPHTGGHTPKHWDRLADIVAGNVDALETGGELENAVFQPESDAT; encoded by the coding sequence ATGAGCACCGATCCAGACGTCGTCGTTCTTCGAGAGGGGACGGAAGGGCTGTCGATGGAATCGTACGCCGAAACGCTTCGCGAGCGGCTGCCCGACCACACCGTCGCGCTCGCGCGGACGCCGAAAGAAGAGCGCGAACTCGTTCCGAAGGCACGGGTCGTCACCGGGATCACGATCGATGCCGACCTCCTCGAGCGGGCCGACCGTCTCGAACTGTTCGCGTGTACATTCGCCGGCACCGACCACGTGCCGATGGACGCGCTGGCCGACCACGGCGTCACCGTGACGAACGCGGGCGGCATCCACGCGCCCGGCATCGCCGAGCAATCGATCGGCAACATGCTCGTCTTCGCGCGCCGGCTCCACGAGGGCTGGCGGCGAAAGGAGAACAGCGAGTGGCGGCACTTTCAGTCCCACGAATTTACCGACAGCACCGTCACGATCGTCGGCCTCGGCTCGATCGGGCAGGAGATCGTCCAGCGCCTCGAGGGGTTCGAGGTCGAGACGATCGGCATCCGCTACACCCCCGAGAAGGGCGGCCCCACCGACGAGGTGCTCGGCTTCGAGACGGACGACGTTCACGAGGCGTTCTCCCGGAGCGACTACGTCGTCCTCGCCTGTCCGCTCAACGACCTGACCCGCGGCCTCGTGGGCGAGGACGAACTGGCGACGCTCCCTCCGAACGCGGTCGTCGTCAACGCGGCCCGCGGCGGCATCATCGATACCGACGCGCTCGTCTCGGCGCTGCAGGTCGAGGGGATCCGCGGCGCTGCACTCGACGTCACCGACCCCGAGCCGCTCCCCGCCGATCACCCGCTCTGGGACCTCGAGAACTGTCTCATCACGCCCCACACCGGCGGTCACACGCCGAAACACTGGGACCGACTGGCGGACATCGTCGCGGGCAACGTCGACGCACTCGAGACCGGCGGCGAGCTCGAAAACGCCGTCTTCCAGCCGGAATCGGACGCAACGTAA
- a CDS encoding aminotransferase class III-fold pyridoxal phosphate-dependent enzyme: MDRDTAEPDTDAIPGPNAQQWVDFHQEYSAPSEYSHEFVWDITREADGPFVTDVDGNVLLDFTCHIGAAPLGYNNQKVLGKLREFDLVEPMKIAGQDMYFGSGPSPDDADFPGSSHLMAKLTEVSSQYGMDTVFLSNSGAEAMENAMKITHDRRAPAKYGVAFSGSFHGRTLGTLSLTKSKEVYTRHYPEISGIETVPFCADRGCDADSCDCGFFTDPGSQLRNSLSPEGGHINPDEIAFLTLEPIQGVGGYRFPSEAFMQEVADVTDEYDIPLVVDEIQSGVGRTGEIWASDHYPIEPDVIASAKALRVGATISRSEVFPSQKNRLGSTFGGGDLLGSMMGAFTLEAIEEHDLLDNATQRGEQAKELLRDDAPDSVVDVRGKGLMLAVEFDTPERRSDVVEAALERGLLTLGCGTKTIRLLPPLDSSEREIELGISIFLEAIEAVGPSATVA; encoded by the coding sequence ATGGACAGGGACACAGCGGAACCCGACACGGACGCGATTCCGGGTCCGAACGCCCAGCAGTGGGTGGACTTCCACCAGGAGTACTCCGCGCCCAGCGAGTACTCCCACGAGTTCGTCTGGGACATCACTCGCGAGGCCGACGGGCCGTTCGTCACCGACGTCGACGGCAACGTGCTCCTCGATTTCACCTGCCACATCGGCGCAGCACCGCTTGGCTACAACAACCAGAAGGTCCTCGGAAAGCTCCGGGAGTTCGACCTCGTCGAGCCGATGAAGATCGCCGGCCAGGACATGTACTTCGGCTCCGGTCCGAGCCCCGACGACGCCGACTTCCCCGGCTCGAGTCACCTCATGGCGAAACTCACCGAGGTCTCGAGTCAGTACGGCATGGACACCGTCTTCCTCTCGAACTCCGGCGCGGAGGCCATGGAGAACGCGATGAAGATCACCCACGATCGGCGAGCGCCCGCGAAATACGGCGTCGCCTTCTCCGGGAGTTTCCACGGCCGCACCCTCGGAACGCTCTCGTTGACGAAGTCCAAGGAGGTCTACACGCGCCACTACCCCGAGATCAGCGGGATCGAGACGGTCCCGTTCTGTGCCGATCGCGGCTGTGACGCCGACAGCTGTGACTGTGGCTTCTTCACCGATCCGGGCTCGCAACTCCGCAACTCGCTGTCGCCCGAGGGCGGTCACATCAATCCCGACGAGATCGCCTTCCTCACCCTCGAGCCGATCCAGGGCGTCGGCGGCTACCGCTTCCCCAGCGAGGCCTTCATGCAGGAGGTCGCGGACGTCACCGACGAGTACGACATCCCGCTGGTCGTCGACGAGATCCAGTCGGGCGTGGGCCGCACCGGCGAGATCTGGGCCTCCGATCACTACCCCATCGAACCCGACGTCATCGCCAGCGCGAAGGCCCTGCGCGTCGGCGCGACGATCTCCCGCTCGGAGGTCTTCCCCAGCCAGAAGAACCGACTGGGCTCGACCTTCGGCGGCGGCGACCTGCTGGGCTCGATGATGGGCGCGTTCACGCTCGAGGCAATCGAGGAACACGACCTGCTCGACAACGCGACCCAACGGGGCGAGCAAGCGAAAGAACTCCTGCGCGACGACGCGCCCGACTCCGTCGTGGACGTCCGCGGCAAGGGCCTGATGCTCGCCGTGGAGTTCGATACCCCCGAACGGCGCTCCGACGTCGTCGAAGCCGCCCTCGAGCGCGGCCTGCTCACCCTCGGTTGCGGGACGAAGACCATCCGGCTGCTCCCGCCCCTGGACTCGAGCGAGCGCGAGATCGAGCTTGGTATCTCCATCTTCCTCGAGGCGATCGAGGCCGTCGGCCCGAGCGCGACGGTGGCCTGA
- a CDS encoding BCCT family transporter has translation MSGAEKGMVDEFLEEIDPIVFAFGALLTAGVIVGFFVNQALVTEAIGTVYGWVVTYLNWALLVIVFLIVLFLLFLIVGPWGKIKMGDSDPEYSFLSYFAMLYSAGFAAGVVFWGPTEALFYYDNPSPLFGIEGGTGEAVPYAIQQTLFHWALPQLAVFTIMGLAISYFAYNYENVPLRVSSALTPILGKENLDGPAAKVVDILAVFATIGGVATSLGFIGSQFIAGLNYQWGIDLGNVGILLVVTTMTLLFTISMVLGVDRGIRRLSNFNMILFVILMVATFILGPTLFLLLLGSQAMGGMIADFTSMSLYTGTGSDGGTGWMNSWTVFYWAWALSWSPFAGLFIARISKGRTVREVAFTGIGATSAATIPWFTVVGGTALQYHHTGVADFSPVINNFTPEISGFILFDAFPLGTVFMIAFMILVTTFFITSADSSTLAVSMMTTGGKARPSTINRVFWGVVLGLTAAILMIIGGEGGTGALQDAVIITGAPFAFVCFAAMLSLIKDFGSSYGRVLLQDETVLIGSSRTSETDSPSGPPGTVESDDD, from the coding sequence ATGAGCGGCGCCGAGAAGGGGATGGTCGACGAGTTCCTCGAGGAAATCGACCCGATCGTCTTCGCGTTCGGTGCGTTGCTGACCGCCGGCGTGATCGTGGGGTTCTTCGTCAATCAGGCGCTCGTCACGGAGGCGATCGGGACCGTCTACGGCTGGGTGGTCACGTACCTGAACTGGGCGTTATTGGTGATCGTGTTCCTGATCGTCCTCTTCCTGTTGTTCCTGATCGTCGGTCCGTGGGGGAAAATCAAGATGGGGGACTCGGACCCGGAGTACAGCTTCCTGTCGTACTTCGCGATGTTGTACTCCGCCGGATTCGCAGCAGGCGTCGTGTTCTGGGGTCCGACGGAGGCGCTGTTCTACTACGATAACCCCTCGCCGCTGTTCGGGATCGAAGGCGGAACCGGTGAGGCGGTTCCGTACGCGATCCAGCAGACGCTGTTCCACTGGGCGCTTCCCCAGTTGGCGGTGTTCACGATTATGGGGCTCGCAATTTCCTACTTCGCGTACAACTACGAGAACGTCCCGCTCCGGGTCTCGTCGGCGCTGACGCCGATCCTTGGGAAGGAAAACCTCGACGGCCCGGCCGCGAAAGTCGTCGACATCCTCGCCGTCTTCGCGACGATCGGCGGCGTGGCGACGTCGCTTGGCTTCATCGGAAGTCAGTTCATCGCCGGTCTCAATTACCAGTGGGGGATCGACCTCGGGAACGTCGGGATCCTCCTCGTGGTGACCACGATGACGCTTCTGTTTACCATCTCGATGGTGCTCGGCGTCGACAGGGGGATTCGCCGACTGTCGAACTTCAACATGATCCTGTTCGTCATCCTCATGGTGGCGACGTTCATCCTGGGGCCGACCCTCTTCTTGCTCTTGCTGGGTTCGCAGGCGATGGGCGGCATGATCGCCGACTTCACGTCCATGAGCCTCTACACCGGTACCGGTTCCGACGGCGGGACGGGTTGGATGAACTCGTGGACCGTCTTCTACTGGGCGTGGGCGCTCTCGTGGTCCCCGTTCGCCGGACTGTTCATCGCCCGCATTTCCAAGGGCCGAACCGTCCGCGAAGTCGCGTTCACGGGTATCGGCGCGACCTCGGCGGCGACCATTCCGTGGTTCACCGTCGTCGGTGGAACCGCGCTGCAGTACCACCACACCGGCGTTGCGGACTTCAGTCCCGTTATCAACAACTTCACGCCGGAGATATCGGGCTTCATCCTCTTCGACGCCTTCCCGCTCGGGACGGTGTTCATGATCGCGTTCATGATCCTCGTCACGACGTTCTTCATCACGTCGGCGGACTCCTCGACGCTCGCCGTCTCGATGATGACGACCGGCGGGAAAGCGAGACCCTCGACTATCAACCGGGTCTTCTGGGGGGTCGTCCTCGGTTTGACTGCCGCGATCCTCATGATCATCGGCGGTGAAGGCGGGACGGGCGCGCTTCAGGACGCAGTCATCATCACCGGCGCGCCGTTCGCCTTCGTCTGCTTCGCCGCGATGCTCTCGCTGATCAAGGACTTCGGCTCGAGCTACGGCCGGGTATTACTGCAGGACGAAACCGTCCTCATCGGTTCGAGTCGAACGAGCGAGACCGACTCGCCGTCCGGACCGCCCGGCACCGTCGAATCCGACGACGACTGA
- the ilvA gene encoding threonine ammonia-lyase, which yields MNGRSDSTGTDGASGSRVTREDVEAARERIADVVHRTPLDTSRTFAEMSGAASVGLKLENVQRTGSFKIRGAYNTMAQLSPAEREAGVIASSAGNHAQGVALAGDLLDIETTIVVPEVTPAAKIEATRGYGAEVVVEGDIYERSYEYALERAAETGETFVHPFDDEAIVAGQGTIGLELLEQYPEIDTVLVAIGGGGLISGIGTVLTAAERDIRVIGVQPEGAAHAKPSLEAGEIRQLPDVDTVAEGIADTRMLETTFEIARDVVDDVVSVSDREIAAAVTLLAERAKTVAESAGAAPLAAALSDELALEGEHVGVVVSGGNVNLTEHAELTRTGLHQLERYTEARLALEGWPTAVGDVVETVEAEGAELDVLERARRSGIDHPNRTPVTIGLEGSGPEHLEGVLGSLSELEVVAVVESSLE from the coding sequence ATGAACGGGCGCAGCGACTCGACGGGGACCGACGGGGCCAGCGGGTCCCGCGTCACTCGCGAGGACGTCGAGGCAGCCCGGGAGCGCATCGCCGACGTCGTCCACCGGACGCCCCTGGACACCTCGCGGACGTTCGCCGAGATGAGCGGCGCGGCCTCGGTGGGCCTCAAACTCGAGAACGTCCAGCGGACGGGCTCGTTCAAGATTCGGGGCGCGTACAACACGATGGCACAGCTGTCGCCCGCCGAGCGCGAGGCGGGCGTCATCGCCTCGAGCGCGGGTAACCACGCACAGGGGGTGGCGCTGGCCGGTGACCTGCTCGATATCGAGACGACGATCGTCGTCCCCGAGGTCACCCCCGCCGCGAAGATCGAGGCCACCCGCGGCTACGGTGCCGAGGTGGTCGTCGAGGGCGACATCTACGAGCGTTCCTACGAGTACGCCCTCGAGCGCGCCGCCGAGACCGGAGAGACGTTCGTCCATCCCTTCGACGACGAGGCCATCGTCGCCGGCCAGGGGACGATCGGGCTCGAGTTGCTCGAGCAATACCCGGAGATCGATACCGTCCTCGTGGCGATCGGCGGCGGTGGTCTCATCTCGGGCATCGGCACGGTTCTGACCGCCGCCGAGCGCGATATCCGCGTGATCGGCGTGCAACCCGAGGGTGCGGCACACGCGAAACCGTCGCTCGAGGCCGGCGAGATCCGCCAGCTCCCGGACGTCGACACCGTCGCGGAGGGGATCGCGGACACGCGCATGCTCGAGACCACCTTCGAGATCGCCCGCGACGTCGTCGACGACGTGGTGAGCGTGAGCGATCGGGAGATCGCCGCTGCCGTGACGCTGCTCGCCGAGCGCGCGAAGACGGTCGCCGAGAGCGCCGGGGCCGCCCCGCTGGCCGCCGCGCTGTCGGACGAGTTGGCCCTCGAGGGCGAACACGTCGGCGTCGTCGTCTCGGGCGGGAACGTGAACCTCACCGAACACGCCGAACTCACCCGGACCGGCCTCCACCAACTCGAGCGCTACACCGAGGCGAGGCTCGCGCTCGAGGGGTGGCCGACGGCGGTCGGCGACGTAGTCGAGACCGTCGAAGCCGAGGGTGCCGAACTGGACGTCCTCGAGCGGGCTCGCCGGAGCGGGATCGATCACCCGAATCGGACGCCCGTGACGATCGGGCTCGAGGGGAGCGGGCCCGAGCACCTCGAAGGGGTGCTCGGGTCGCTGTCGGAACTCGAGGTCGTGGCGGTCGTCGAGAGCTCGCTCGAGTAG